GTCAGTTGCAGTCGATGTATCAAACGATATTATTAAATTCTTTAAAACAGGTACTGTCACAAATCCGGTTAACATGCCATCTATTCCAAAAGAAAAGCTTGCGGAAGTAGAACCGTTCTTCGCATTAGCTGAAAAGCTTGGTAAGTTTTTAATCCAGGTTACAGAAGAAAGCATCAAACAATTGAACATTTCTTATGCTGGTGAAGTTGCTAACTTTGATGTACGTCCATTAACAGCAAATGCTATTAAAGGTCTGCTTTCAACAAACCACGGCTCTCACGTAAATGATGTGAACGCACGTTACCTGGCAGAGCGTATCGGCATTCAAATTAACGAACACAAAACAACAACGGCTAAAGGCTTCACAAATTTAATTACGGTTGAAATCGTGACGGAAACTGAAAAACATACGGTAGCCGGTACATTATTAAATGGTCTTGGTGCCCGCATCGTTAAAGTGGAAGGTTTCGTAGTAGATGTTATTCCTAACGGCAACCTGCTTTACATTAAAAACCAGGATAAACCAGGTTCAATCGGCCGTGTTGCGACTAAGCTTGCAGAAAAAGACATTAATATCGCAACAATGCAGGTTGGTCGCGATCAAATCGGCGGCTCTGCAGTCATGATGCTTGTCGTTGATAATGAAGTAACAACAGAAGATTTAATTTATGTAGCACAACTTGAAAATATTGATGAAGTAAAAGCCATTACACTTTAATTCTTCCAACTACTGATGATAGAAAATTTCGTTCATCAGTAGTTTTTTGTTTTAACATATTTCCCCTTCGCATACATAAGTTGAAAGGACGATTTTATCTGTTATCATCGGAAACTTCGAGTGGATAAAATCTTACATACTACTTGGCGAAAGTGAAAACCTCTACCCGATTCCCACCAGCCATTCACTCTATTCGCTCACTTTTTACTAAAAGGAGAGTTTAGTTGAAAAAAATACTTTATTTCTTATTAACTGTTTTCTGTATCGTTGGTGTTTCCGTAGTTAATAACGAGCGTGTCCATGCAGCTGCCCCTTCAGCCACAATTAAAATTACAACTTTAGAGACCGGGGTATTTGATGAAACTTTAGAGCAAAAAATGATAACACTGTCAAAAGCATCACCCGTTATCGTACTTTCAGAAGCCGATGGATGGGCTGAAATTCAATATAAAACAGTGATAGGCTATATTCCAAGTGAATATTTAAAGTCTGCACCCCCTCAATATATGCTTGTACAAGCAAAAGAAGAGCCGCTTGTACATGTGACGAATAACGAAGAGAGCGATATTAAAGGAAAACTTCATTTAAATACAATAGTAGAGCTTTACGGATCTGCAACTGCCGACTTTGTTTTTGTAAAATACGGACGTATTGCCGGTTTTGTCAATAAGCAGGCAATTGTAAAACCTGTTTCGAAAGCAATGATTGTCAAAAATTCAAACGATTTAGTTGTAAGAGAGATTGCCAGCTCCTCGAGTACGGAAATTGGTGTGTTACGCAAAAACAGCCCTGTTAAAATGCTGACAAATTTAAAAGGTTGGGCGTTTGTAACAACAGATAAATTATCAGGCTATGTACTGACGAATGGACTCGTTACACCCCCTGTTGTAAAAGAAAAACCCGCCAACCCAAAACCAGCAAAAGATAAGAAAATTGCCTTAACATTCGATGATGGTCCCCATCCGAAAGTGACAAAACAAATTTTAAAAACTTTGGAGAAGTATGAGGCAAAAGCGACATTTTTTGTTGTGGGGCAAGAGGTGAAGGAACATCCTGAAATTTTAAAGGCCGTGTATAATGCGGGCCATGAGATAGGCAACCATACATTTAATCATGAAAAACTGACAGCATTATCCACTAAGGAAATAAAGCAGCAAATCCAGGCAACCGATACACTTATAAAATCGACGATCGGTCAACGGGCAACCGTTTTCCGCCCGCCGTATGGAAGCTATGATAAAACGATTACTGACCAATTAAATGTCCCGAACGTACTGTGGACAATAGATACACTTGACTGGAAGCACCGTGATCCGAAGAAAACGGTGCAAGCAGTAAAAGAACATGCAAAAAATGGGAGTATCATATTGATGCATGACATTCACCAAACAACTGCCGATGCATTGGATGAGGTGTTGGCTACACTTCAAAAACAGGGGTATGAATTTGTGACTGTTTCCGAACTGTTGGGAAAATAAATAAAAGGACCTGTGAATGTTTCTCCAGGTCCTTAATTAAATGCTCTTAATTGTAAAAACGTTAATTGCTCATTTATTAAAATAGATTCAGCTTCAAATTGTGGCAATGTCACAATATCCGTACTTTGCGCAACTCCGAATGCTGCAATCGCAACGAAAAATAAGACTCCAACCGCAATAAATGCAGACAGGATACGGTGTGCTCCTTGCATTTCCGGATTGGCCTGTCTTCTGTTTTTGCTGCGTACAAGGCTGAAAAATCGATTTTTGTTTTCAGGTAAATGTAGCACATGTTCACATGCCAAACAAAGGTATGCTGTATGATGGTCAACCGTTACCGGATTGATCTGAACTGAATTGTTTGTGCGGCCGCAGTTTTCACAGCGACATCCATTATTAGTTACCATAGAAAAACCTCTTTCATCCCTTCATACAACTATTATAACATGAATTTTTAGAAAATTCATTCTTTTAAATCAAAAACGCACTTACTTAAAGTAAAGTGCGTCTACTAGTTTATAATGTTTTCACTAACTGTAAAAATTCTGTAAGAGATGTTACTTCATATGTTGGTACAATTTCCGGATTATACGGTTTGCTTTCGCGGTTAATCCAAACGTTGCGCATACCGACACGCGAAGAGCCTAAAATATCGGTCATTAAATTATCGCCGACCATGATGGCTTCATCTTTCGTAACCTGCGCTTTTTCCATAACATACTCGAAAATGGAAGCATCCGGTTTCCCTTTACCGAAATCACCCGAAATCACAATATGGTCAAAATACGGGACAATCTCCGGAGTTATCTCCAACTTTAAATTTTGTAAACTTGGTGCACCATTCGTTAATAGCACAAGCTCGTATTTCCCTTTTAATTCATCTAATACAGCAAATGTATCCTCATAGAAAAATGGTGCTTTTTTACGCTCTTCTACGAAACGCTCCCCAAGTTCTGCGCCTAATGCGGCATCTTCAATCCCGACAGCCGCCAACCCTTTTGTCCAAGCTTCAGTACGGTATGCAGGGACAATTTCTTTCATCTGCTGAAATTGTGGTGTCGGATCATCAAATGTTCCCCAAAGACCTTCAAACGGGTTAATGCCGATTAAGACCGTGTAGTCATATGTAGGATAACTTTCATAAAGACTTCGCGCTGCAGATCTTACCGCTTCTTCCAAATCTTTTGCGTCGACGCTTTTTTTAGTCGCTGCATAGTCACATGTCTTTTCAAATGCCGTTTTCACTGAATGTTGATCGAATAATAAAGTATCATCTAAATCGAAAATTATTGTTTTGATAGCCATTGTTACGCTCCTAAAATTAATATATGTACCCATATATTTTACCATACTAAAGCGTACAATTTCTGATACTTTTTGATTTTTCTAAATTTTCCAGTATAGATGCATTTTCGAGATAAACGCCTGTTATTCCTTGTTTCTTAATTGCTGTAACAGATTGTTGACACGCGCTTTTTGATTTTCAGTTTCTTCTTTCAGCAACTCAATCTTATAATCAAAACCATCATCCATAATATTTACGATATCGCCTTCTTTAAGTTCTGATGGAATTTCAGTATGATGGATCAGAAGTTGCTCCGTTTCTTCCGGGCGTTTTAAAAAAATCGCATAATCTCCATCAAATCGGTCTAGTGTATATTTATTGTAGTTCACTTACAACTTCCCCTTTCGCATTGACTAATTGAGCTGCATCACCGCTGTTCAGCCAGATCTGTCTTTTTGTCCATTCGAGTGTCCCCGCACCTGTTTTTGCATTGGGACCACTTGTAATCGAAAGCTTTTTACCTGGTGTTAAAATAATATCCGGGAAACTAAATACTTGATCACCTTCAACGGATATTAATTCCCAGCCTTCCAAATTAACCGCTTGATTACTATTGTTCTGGATGACAACAATTTCTTCATGCACATCTTTACTGATCAGTTCGACTTTACTGCTCTTTGTTGAGGCTGGTAACGGTATCGAATTCGTTGCCCCGATACCTGTCCACTGCTGTGCATCTATGTCATATATTACCCCATCTGTAGTAATTACAATCGTTCCGGCTTCTGCAGTACTATATATTTCACTGTTTACGTTTTTCAGTATATCAATTACTTCTGCATGCGGGTGACCGTATTTATTGTCCTGACCATAGCTTAATATAGTAACTAGCGGACTCACCGCTTCTACAAATTTTGGCGAACTGCTCGTATTCGATCCGTGATGGCCTGCTTTTAAAATAGTTGCCTGTACATCGGTTCCTTTTTGTAAAAGCTCCTGCTCTACCCCGTGATCGGCATCTCCCATAAGTAAAAACGAAATATTTTGGTACTCCGCGCGCAGTACGATGGAAGCGTCATTATTATCAGAAGCCGATTCGTCTGCAGCAAGTACATCTACAGTAAGATTGTCTTCAAGCTGAATTTCATCGCCTGCTTCAGGGATCGTAAACTTAATATTTTTCGCTTGAATGAGGCTTAGCATTTCTTCATATGTTTGAGACGTATGTACTTTTCCGGAATCGATAAATTCCTTTATGGAAATGGAATTCAGCACTGAAATCAGTCCGCCGATATGATCGGCATCCGGGTGTGTAGCGACTACATAATCCAGCCGGTTGACTCCCTGTGCTTTTAAATAGGCGACAACTTCCTTACCGGCACCCTTTACGCCTCCGTCAATCAGCATCGTTTTCCCGTTTGGTGCTTCGATGAAAATGGAATCCCCCTGTCCTACATCAATAAAGTGGACGGCCATTTCTTTTAGTGGTTCTTCGTATGTTTCTTCGTATGTTTCTTCGGCTGTTTCTGTACATCCTGCCACGAACAGCAACGTGAACATAAACAGTCCTATTAATTTTTTCATTGCAACAAATCCTTTTCTTTTACTCTCTTACTAGTTTACACAAGTTGATCTCATTATAAAAATCTCCCCTTCGCAGAAAAACCAAATAGCACATGCCAATAGTTTGGCTGTGCTATTTGTCGATATTTAAAGGTCATCAAATTAAGAATATAGCTCATCTAAAATGGCGATTTTCTTGGCGATTGATTCTTCAAATGTCAGGATATATGCTGCCGGATCTTTCGGGTTGTGGAACTGTGTAATTTTGCCGGTCGTTGGATGCACGAACTTCGAGGAAGCTCCGCAGCCGATACCTAAAATTGTTTGCACTTCTTCCATAATGACAATATTGTAGATCGACTCTTCTTCCGGTTTACAATAACCGACGTTTTCCAAGTTTCCTAAAATATTTTTCTGGCGGTATAAGTAATATGGAACATAGCCGTTTTCAGCTGTCCATTCTGTTGCCATCTGCATCATTTTCCCTACCGTATCACGGTCGGCTACTTTATACTTATCTTTGTTTCGTGTCATTTCCGATGCGCGCTTGAAGCTGAGTGTATGCACCGTTAAACTTTCAGGCTGCATTTTTGCGGATTCCGCCAATGAATGCTCGAATTCTTCAATACCTTCATTCGGCAAGCCGATAATCAAATCCATATTGATATTATTCATACCGGAATTGCGTGAAAGCCAAAACTTCTCTACTGTTTCTTCAACAGTATGGTGGCGCCCAATTGCTTTTAATGTTTCTTGCGTATAGCTTTGCGGGTTAACTGAAATACGGTCAATGCCCCATTTTTTCAACACTTCGATTTTCTCGGGAGTAATTGTATCCGGACGCCCTGCTTCTACCGTAATTTCACGAATGGACTCCGGGTTCGGGAAAGCATCGAACATCGTTTTATATAATGCATCCATTTCATGTGCCTCGATTGAAGTCGGTGTGCCCCCGCCCCAGTAGATCGAAGTAATACGCATATTTTTTTCTGTCAGCCATTTGCCCATTTCACGCAGTTCAATATGCAGACCATCGATAAATTTCTCTACGCGCCCTGCTTTACGATTTGATTGGATCGCATAGGCCGGGAATGTACAATACGCACACATTGTCGGACAAAACGGAACCCCAATATAAATTGAAATTTCCTTTCCAAGCTCGTCCAGATCCGGAATCACAGTAAGTTGTCGCTCAACAATCGCTTTCATCAATGCGATTTTCTGATCCGAAATCCGGTAATCCTCTTTTAGTACCGCGGCAATTTGCTCATCGTTCATACCGGCTTTACGGTATTTATGATATAGCTTTGTCGGACGGACTCCTGTTAAAATCCCCCACTGCTGAGTCATACCGGAATATTGTTCAAGTACATCCAGCATGACATGTGACAATGCACGCTTCATTCGGATATTTTGCTCTTTTTCCGTTCCTTCTGTTGCATACTTAATCGAATAGTCGCTCGTATATTCATGCCCATCGACTTTCAGCTTGGCAAATGTGGCAATCGTAAAATTTTCAGCAATCGATTTATTGAATTCAATCGACATATCCGAACCGTCCTGATCGATTTGGATAACGGAATCCTCGTAAAATAAATTGGCTATATGATTAAGAACACGTGTCCAGTCTTCCTTGAATTGCTCATTAATATGAATCGTTTTCATGTTATTCTCTACCTTCTTATTGTAATAAATAAAAAATCTATCTCATTGTAACAAATATTAAGGTAGAAGAAAAAAAACATGTTTAATGTTAGTAAATTTACTTCGGAAAACTGCCCTCCATATTATCAAAATAAAAAAAGAGCCACACAATCGTGTGACCCCCTGAACCTTATAGTCCGTCATATAAAGCCTGGATTGGTTGTGTAATGATGCGGTTTACTTCTTGAATGACCTCACTTAATGCCATTTCCGCTTCCAGCATACCAATAATTTTAGCATTTTGCTGTGCCAGCTGTGCTGTTTTTTGCAAGAATACATATTCTTCTTCTGTAATATCTTCACCAGCATTTTGTTTTGCCTGCATTTTTAACTGAACATCGCGGAAGTTTGTGAATAATACTTTCGCTTCCTCGTCTGCACGTACAGTTTCCACTGCATTCTTTAAATTTTGAAACTCATCAGTCTTGCGGAATGTTGCTTCAAGTTTATTAATATCTTCGTAAATATTAATCATGTAATATTCCTACTTTCTCTTTTTAGTTCGTCAAAAAGACGATTAACGCTTGAATGATCCCGACAAGACCACCAATAATGCCGCCCAGCCATGTGATTAATTTCAGCTCTTTACTAATAATACCTAATACAAGCTCTTCTAATTTGGCGATAGGGAAAGAATCTACCTGCTCTCGAACGACTTCGGCTAAATTCAATCGCTTCAGTACATCTTCGATTTTTCCTTCTGCTGCGATAAATGTTTTATCCATCATTTTAGGTAGCAGATCATTTGTAGCCCAGTCTTTTCCTTGTGGCCAATAGTCATTAACCGTTTTATCCAGGCGTGCCTCCAATGCCAGTGCATTTTTTGCATAGCTTTGGATACTCGTTTCAATCGTATCAAAGTTTACATCATTCATAAAGTCCATTGCCGGACGATTTTTAATTTTTTCCCATTCGGTTGTAAAAATCCGATGCAAAAGTGCAGCTGTTCCTGGCGCTTTTAAAAACTTTATAAGCTCGCGCTGTACTTTATCAACGAGTGATGTCGAGTCTCCTAAAAACATTTGAATCATTCCGCCAAATGAACCTTTTGTCGATAAAAAGTCATCCAGCATGTTTTTGATTGTCATCGTACCTTCCGGCGACATAAAATAATCTTCGCCTTTTTGCAGTATCTGTACGACAGCCTCACCGATTTTCTGGTCCAGCACAGGCTCCAAATCGTCCGGTAACAATTCACGAATCGATTTTGTTGATAACGTATTTTTTACATTATGGAATTGTACGTGAATAAGTTCATCCACTTTTCCTTCCACTGTTTGCGGTAATTGTGTGAAGCCCGCCAAATGAATCCAATCATTTATCGTTTTTTCGTTAGTAAATATTTCTTGCGTCACTTTATTTTGTGCAAAGGTTAATACATTTTCACGTATTTCCTTTGATAAAAACTTTTTCTTAATTGTTTCGGGTGTCAGTAAATATTCCGAAACGGTTTTTCCTAACTGAATCGCTAAATCCTCACGGCGTTTCGGAATCAGACCAGGCGTTAGCGGCAGTTTCCATTTTTTAAAATAGATCGGCTTATATGGTCTGAACAGCATTTTGATTGCCATATAGTTTGTCGCCGCACCAACGACAGCACCTACAACACCAAGCAGGAATATTAGCGAAATAAATTCTCCCATTTTGCTCACTCTTTCTTCATCATGTGTATGTTCTATTATTAAATTCAAAAAAGAAAAATTGCAACAATGTACTACTTTCTTGTACGATAAAAATGGGAGGGAAGTTTCATGATTCAACATTTTAGCTATAAGCCATTATTTGAAAACAGTCAAATACCGGGGTGGTCCATCCGTTTTTTCTATGAGCAGAAACGTTATGTTGCGGAATATTATAAAGATGGAAGCATCAAATTCATCGGGGAAAGTCCTGCTGAAGAACAGAAAGAGCAGCTTGAGAAAATGATTCACGAGTTAATGCTCTTTCACGTTTACGAATAAAAAAGAAATGGGAGCAGTCGAATTTTCGATGCTCCCATTTTTATGCGCGTTTCGAGTTAATCATAATTTAATAGCTGGCTGCAGAAAATTATAGTTGCTGGCGTTTGCTAATTAATCTGCCTACTAAATTATCATTATCTACCATTTTACAGTAGCATAAATCTATTGAAATTTCAATTTTCTATCAATTTATCCACATCTGGTAAACCATTCATTTTTCTGCCTGTAGACATCAAATCCCACTTCCAAATTTTTTCCTCAATTTTCAAATTCATAAATTGTTTTTTTTACGTAAATATTTTATGATTGTAGTATTAAAATTTTTTTAGGAGGTGTACTCTTTATTTGCCACGCTCATTTGCGCCGCAAATAGGGAATATAGTTGGACGTAGACATAGGAATCGAACTAACCATTAGGTTGATAGCATTTGCTATCTTAATTGCCGCTACGGCATTTTTTGTTGCAACTGAGTTTGCAATAGTTAAAGTAAGAACGACAAAAATCGATCAGCTCGTTGCAGAAGGAAATAAATCTGCGATACGGGCAAAAAAGGTAATTTCAAACCTCGATGAGTATTTATCTGCTTGTCAGCTCGGAAT
This genomic window from Solibacillus sp. FSL R5-0449 contains:
- a CDS encoding polysaccharide deacetylase family protein, coding for MKKILYFLLTVFCIVGVSVVNNERVHAAAPSATIKITTLETGVFDETLEQKMITLSKASPVIVLSEADGWAEIQYKTVIGYIPSEYLKSAPPQYMLVQAKEEPLVHVTNNEESDIKGKLHLNTIVELYGSATADFVFVKYGRIAGFVNKQAIVKPVSKAMIVKNSNDLVVREIASSSSTEIGVLRKNSPVKMLTNLKGWAFVTTDKLSGYVLTNGLVTPPVVKEKPANPKPAKDKKIALTFDDGPHPKVTKQILKTLEKYEAKATFFVVGQEVKEHPEILKAVYNAGHEIGNHTFNHEKLTALSTKEIKQQIQATDTLIKSTIGQRATVFRPPYGSYDKTITDQLNVPNVLWTIDTLDWKHRDPKKTVQAVKEHAKNGSIILMHDIHQTTADALDEVLATLQKQGYEFVTVSELLGK
- a CDS encoding DNA polymerase III subunit delta, coding for MVTNNGCRCENCGRTNNSVQINPVTVDHHTAYLCLACEHVLHLPENKNRFFSLVRSKNRRQANPEMQGAHRILSAFIAVGVLFFVAIAAFGVAQSTDIVTLPQFEAESILINEQLTFLQLRAFN
- a CDS encoding HAD family hydrolase; translated protein: MAIKTIIFDLDDTLLFDQHSVKTAFEKTCDYAATKKSVDAKDLEEAVRSAARSLYESYPTYDYTVLIGINPFEGLWGTFDDPTPQFQQMKEIVPAYRTEAWTKGLAAVGIEDAALGAELGERFVEERKKAPFFYEDTFAVLDELKGKYELVLLTNGAPSLQNLKLEITPEIVPYFDHIVISGDFGKGKPDASIFEYVMEKAQVTKDEAIMVGDNLMTDILGSSRVGMRNVWINRESKPYNPEIVPTYEVTSLTEFLQLVKTL
- a CDS encoding DUF3006 domain-containing protein, producing MNYNKYTLDRFDGDYAIFLKRPEETEQLLIHHTEIPSELKEGDIVNIMDDGFDYKIELLKEETENQKARVNNLLQQLRNKE
- a CDS encoding MBL fold metallo-hydrolase, whose protein sequence is MKKLIGLFMFTLLFVAGCTETAEETYEETYEEPLKEMAVHFIDVGQGDSIFIEAPNGKTMLIDGGVKGAGKEVVAYLKAQGVNRLDYVVATHPDADHIGGLISVLNSISIKEFIDSGKVHTSQTYEEMLSLIQAKNIKFTIPEAGDEIQLEDNLTVDVLAADESASDNNDASIVLRAEYQNISFLLMGDADHGVEQELLQKGTDVQATILKAGHHGSNTSSSPKFVEAVSPLVTILSYGQDNKYGHPHAEVIDILKNVNSEIYSTAEAGTIVITTDGVIYDIDAQQWTGIGATNSIPLPASTKSSKVELISKDVHEEIVVIQNNSNQAVNLEGWELISVEGDQVFSFPDIILTPGKKLSITSGPNAKTGAGTLEWTKRQIWLNSGDAAQLVNAKGEVVSELQ
- a CDS encoding coproporphyrinogen III oxidase, which gives rise to MKTIHINEQFKEDWTRVLNHIANLFYEDSVIQIDQDGSDMSIEFNKSIAENFTIATFAKLKVDGHEYTSDYSIKYATEGTEKEQNIRMKRALSHVMLDVLEQYSGMTQQWGILTGVRPTKLYHKYRKAGMNDEQIAAVLKEDYRISDQKIALMKAIVERQLTVIPDLDELGKEISIYIGVPFCPTMCAYCTFPAYAIQSNRKAGRVEKFIDGLHIELREMGKWLTEKNMRITSIYWGGGTPTSIEAHEMDALYKTMFDAFPNPESIREITVEAGRPDTITPEKIEVLKKWGIDRISVNPQSYTQETLKAIGRHHTVEETVEKFWLSRNSGMNNINMDLIIGLPNEGIEEFEHSLAESAKMQPESLTVHTLSFKRASEMTRNKDKYKVADRDTVGKMMQMATEWTAENGYVPYYLYRQKNILGNLENVGYCKPEEESIYNIVIMEEVQTILGIGCGASSKFVHPTTGKITQFHNPKDPAAYILTFEESIAKKIAILDELYS
- a CDS encoding YlbF family regulator: MINIYEDINKLEATFRKTDEFQNLKNAVETVRADEEAKVLFTNFRDVQLKMQAKQNAGEDITEEEYVFLQKTAQLAQQNAKIIGMLEAEMALSEVIQEVNRIITQPIQALYDGL
- a CDS encoding DUF445 family protein, with protein sequence MGEFISLIFLLGVVGAVVGAATNYMAIKMLFRPYKPIYFKKWKLPLTPGLIPKRREDLAIQLGKTVSEYLLTPETIKKKFLSKEIRENVLTFAQNKVTQEIFTNEKTINDWIHLAGFTQLPQTVEGKVDELIHVQFHNVKNTLSTKSIRELLPDDLEPVLDQKIGEAVVQILQKGEDYFMSPEGTMTIKNMLDDFLSTKGSFGGMIQMFLGDSTSLVDKVQRELIKFLKAPGTAALLHRIFTTEWEKIKNRPAMDFMNDVNFDTIETSIQSYAKNALALEARLDKTVNDYWPQGKDWATNDLLPKMMDKTFIAAEGKIEDVLKRLNLAEVVREQVDSFPIAKLEELVLGIISKELKLITWLGGIIGGLVGIIQALIVFLTN
- a CDS encoding YheE family protein encodes the protein MIQHFSYKPLFENSQIPGWSIRFFYEQKRYVAEYYKDGSIKFIGESPAEEQKEQLEKMIHELMLFHVYE